CAGCATCTCATCGATCTGTTCAACATGATTGATGCCGAGAACATGCTGCTCTATTCCAGCGACTACCCGCACTGGGACTTCGACTCGCCGAGCCACATTTTACGGGGGCTGAAGCCGGAGGCGCGGCGGAAGATTTTTTACGAGAATGCGAAGCAGCTGTACAGGTTGGATTGAGGGAATGGGTGAATGGATGAATGGATGAATGGATAAATGGATAAATGGATGAACGGATGAACGGTCCGTATGAAAGCTTGCTTGAACAATTGAAGCTGGGGGTATGGGTAAAGCAAAGTCAGACCACAGACGAGCCAAAGACCAACGAAAGACGAGCCAAAGATGAGCCAAAGACCAACGAAAGGCAAACGAAAGATGAGCCAGAGAAAAACAAAGTTGAACCAAAGGCGAGAGAAAGTCGAAAACAATGGCAAAACAAAGGCGAAAAGAAAAAGGCAAAAACAAAGGTGAACTAAATTCAAAACAAAGTTGAACCAAAGGCGAAAGAAGAAGGTCGAAAACACAAAAACAAAGTTGAACCAATGGCGAAAGAACAAGGTCGAAAACACTAAAACAAAGTTGAACCAAAGGCGAAAGAAGAAGGTCGAAAACACAAAAACAAAGTTGAACCAGAGGCGAAAGAAGAAGGTCGAAAACAAAGGCAAAAAAATAGTTGAACTAAACTCAAAGCCAAACTCAAAGCAAACTCAAAGCAAACTCAAAGCAAACTCAAAGCCAAACCCTACAAAGCTGGGCTCATAGGCAAGGAGGTGGCATGTATGGCAATACATTACGTGCTGGCGGAGGAGGACGTTCCGGAGGGCGGGCACGCGGTCGTGAACATAGAGGGACGCGAAATCGGCATCTATCGGGTCAACGGCGAGTACCATGCGATTCTGAACTACTGCCCGCATCAGGGGGCGCCAATCTGCGCAGGACTGGTCTCCGGTACGACGCTTCCTTCGGAAGTATACGACTACGAATACGGCCGGGCAGGCGAAATTGTCCGCTGTCCCTGGCATGGGTGGGAGTTCGACCTGCAGACCGGCAAGTCGCTGTTTAGCGACCGCATCCGGGTGAAGAAGTATAAGGTGGAGGTCCATGAGGGCAAGATCGGGGTGGTGATGGGGAGGAAGCAGGCGGGGAGTTGAAGAGGTGTAATTAATGGGATGTAATTATGGGGATGTAATTAATGGGGCTGAAGGTACCAGTACTACCCATGGGCACTCAAGTTTCTTGTGTCAGCTTTTAACGGACCCTAGATCCGTTATTTAAGATCAAAACTCGATTATTTACAATGTACCGGACTCCAGATCCGTTATTGTGCGAATTACGGGTGCCAATATCAATAAAAACAGCAAATAAGATCCTCTGTGTCCGCTAAAGCTACCCAAAGGGCTATTTTGTACAAAATAAGGTATTCTGAGTCCGTTAGAAAGTCCTCACGACCATAGAGCAAGAGGACTTAGGGAGGACATATTGAATGATATTTGTACATCGTGCGCACTGCTCCCTGTGCGCACGATGCGTGGTTCGGGGCATGCTTGGATGGCTGTCGACCATATGGCGATCATATTTTTGGACGTCCGGTTCACAGTGAACTGCTGCTCATTGCACTGCTGCTCATTGCACTGTTCGTCTAAGCGGGGTGATAGGTACGGTGCGTAGTCCGGTGACGGCTTGGATGGCTCTCAATTGAAAAAAGAGCGAGTATGGTGGGAGTGAGTCCCTCATACTCGCTCTTTTGGTCAGGGCGATTTTAGAGAACGGGTTACTGTTGTTACTCGATCCCCCCTCACACCACCTGCGACAACACTAAGCCCCCGTAAGCAAACGCGGCCAGGATCACCAGCGCCGGGTGGATCTTGCGGATGTTCATGGCCCAGAAAGCGACGGCGGCGATGCCGAGGGATTGCAGGAGGCCGATGGAGATGACGGAGCTTTGGCCGATCTGCCAGGTCAGAGTCAGCATCATGATGGCGATGACCGGCTGGACCAGCAGGGTCATGCCTTTGACCACGGGCGACGTGCGGTATTTCTGCAGCAAATTCAGCAGCCAGATGAGCGCTACCGCGGAAGGGATGACCGTCGCCGCGAGGGCGAGAGTCATGCCCATCCAGCCGGATACGCCATACCCGACAAAAGCGGCAATTTTGGTGGCGATCGGCCCGGGAAGTGCGTTGCCAAGGGCAAGCATGTTGGAGAATTCCGGGTCGGTCAGCCAGCCGTGATTCGTGACGATTTCCTTATACATGAGGGGGATCGAAGCAGGGCCGCCGCCATACCCGAGAACGTTGGAGACAAAAAAGCTGACCAGCAGCTGCAGCCATTCTTCCATCAGGCGGACCCCTCCTTATCCCGTCTTTGTTTTTTGAGTTTGGCTACGGTTCTAAAATGCACGGTGCCATAAGCAAGGAACAGCATAATGACGAGGGCCGGATGGAGCTGGAAACGCTCCAGCAGGAGAAACGACACCACGAAAAATCCGATCCCGGCGTAAATGCCAAGTCCCTTTACAGCCTTCTCGCCGAATTCGTAAGCCATCGTGCCCAGCATGACGGCAATGACCGGCGTAACGCCGGCAATCATGCCTGCCACCACTTTGGAGCTGCTGAGGAATGTCACGGCCGACAGCAGCGCGATCATCGCAATGCTGGTTGGCAGGATATGCGCGAGAACGGCAGCTATAGCACCAGGCACCCCTTTTTTCCGGTAACCGAGATAGGCGGCCATCTTCGTGGCAATCGGGCCCGGGAGCGCGTTGGCCAGCGCGAGTACCTCTCCGAATTCATCGTCGCTGAGCCAGTGGTAACGAACGACGGCCTCGTGACGGATCAACGGAATAACCGAAGGTCCGCCGCCGTAGCCGAGTATGCCGGTTCGGAACATGCCGAACATTAATTCCATGTATGGGTTGCTAGTTTTATCAGGCAAGGTATGAGTCCTTTCTGTCGAGAGAGTTAGAGTCGGATGCCCATTCGGCTTTTATAGCGCTTGATCAAGATCTGCGTGTCCACACTCGTAATGCCCGGGAGCGGGTAAAGCTTCTCATTTAAAAACATTTCCATTTCCTTATGATCGGTAAAAAGTCCGTGCATATGCAGTTTACTGGGACCGGTCATATGATACAGGCTTGTTACATACGGCTCGTTCTCCAAAGTATCCGCCACCTGCTGCAAATATTTGGGCTCCACCTCCACATTAAAAAAAGCGGACACCGAAATTCCCACTTTCTCCGGATTAATGACGGCCGCGAAGCGCTCAATGACGCCTTCATCGAGCAGCGCATTGACCCTGGCCTGTACGGCAACGCGGGACAATCCGATCTCCTTGGCCAAATCCGTGTACGAGATTCGCCCGTTCTTGCCGAGGATCGCAATGATTTTGCGGTCCGTATCATCAATCATGAGAGATGAGTTCTCGCCGGCAGCGTGAATATTCATGGGTTGCAGCTCCTTTTGTTTACTTATATGTAGAATTTCCTCATGTAACTATTACAAAACGTAATTAATATTCAATGTACACTTACGATACGTTTAAATATATAAGCAAATTACGATGTTTTCAATATAATTTGCGAATATTGAAACTTTTTCTCGGCATTTCAAGTCTAAGGCTATGGGTAGTGCTGAAAGAGCTGACTGGTTAGCACCCAGGGTTGGGTTCTATTAAATGGTTCCTTTGATATAAATACCCTTTTCTTTCAATTTATGATAGGATAAACATGTTAAATGACTAGCTTCTTAGAAGTTCTTATTTGGAAAGGCGGCATGTATATGAAGAGATTAT
This Paenibacillus sp. JZ16 DNA region includes the following protein-coding sequences:
- a CDS encoding Rieske (2Fe-2S) protein, whose amino-acid sequence is MAIHYVLAEEDVPEGGHAVVNIEGREIGIYRVNGEYHAILNYCPHQGAPICAGLVSGTTLPSEVYDYEYGRAGEIVRCPWHGWEFDLQTGKSLFSDRIRVKKYKVEVHEGKIGVVMGRKQAGS
- a CDS encoding chromate transporter, producing the protein MEEWLQLLVSFFVSNVLGYGGGPASIPLMYKEIVTNHGWLTDPEFSNMLALGNALPGPIATKIAAFVGYGVSGWMGMTLALAATVIPSAVALIWLLNLLQKYRTSPVVKGMTLLVQPVIAIMMLTLTWQIGQSSVISIGLLQSLGIAAVAFWAMNIRKIHPALVILAAFAYGGLVLSQVV
- a CDS encoding chromate transporter, with translation MELMFGMFRTGILGYGGGPSVIPLIRHEAVVRYHWLSDDEFGEVLALANALPGPIATKMAAYLGYRKKGVPGAIAAVLAHILPTSIAMIALLSAVTFLSSSKVVAGMIAGVTPVIAVMLGTMAYEFGEKAVKGLGIYAGIGFFVVSFLLLERFQLHPALVIMLFLAYGTVHFRTVAKLKKQRRDKEGSA
- a CDS encoding Lrp/AsnC family transcriptional regulator, with translation MNIHAAGENSSLMIDDTDRKIIAILGKNGRISYTDLAKEIGLSRVAVQARVNALLDEGVIERFAAVINPEKVGISVSAFFNVEVEPKYLQQVADTLENEPYVTSLYHMTGPSKLHMHGLFTDHKEMEMFLNEKLYPLPGITSVDTQILIKRYKSRMGIRL